One part of the Vicia villosa cultivar HV-30 ecotype Madison, WI unplaced genomic scaffold, Vvil1.0 ctg.002061F_1_1, whole genome shotgun sequence genome encodes these proteins:
- the LOC131637647 gene encoding heat shock 70 kDa protein 8-like: MTGPYNQFTGEESYPPQITVGVDISASPYCVAVWTGNKVEYAVTNMKPYDQEVLFKAKVCHMRLLIGRIETESLTQSSKTLPFQMLLAEAPPPSTNSEQILASYLVELKEAAQRAFKASVRGLVLTHPASFNRLQLTRITAVCRKMGLQFLQLIPQPTAVAMLYAQKQLLASFEASPCIPFATIGPRCHTNCDNITTALLFNMDAIYTDVAVTSATSEGKWQIKAIVGSAIGGEQVVANSMRLFIPDFENKFKKEGRNKKFRSIDLLRAVTLEAIRQFKDKNEARFDLNMENGHKIRNVVKREQFAQVNNEVFQMCERLIRRCLQDSKIKTESLDDIIVIGEFGGILKLLNMFSSTRVPINSQAIEVDINPLNVDINPIKAIDVAINSLQSALCGAALAGAVRTDDKMKLIHSPSTSHSLGIRANGSFLCFIPRNTLLPASKVMQLTTIHDDQMEGMLIVYEGEEKTVEQNQLLGICRLKDLPEMPKGVPIIEVEMAIDSGNQLRVAVASFPFIEMPKPMINHTKLLHYLGENRIDGDKKDLATFVKKK; encoded by the coding sequence ATGACGGGACCTTACAATCAATTCACTGGGGAGGAAAGTTATCCGCCTCAAATAACAGTTGGAGTAGACATAAGTGCGTCGCCATACTGTGTTGCGGTGTGGACCGGTAACAAAGTGGAGTATGCAGTCACTAACATGAAGCCATATGACCAAGAAGTGTTGTTTAAGGCTAAAGTTTGCCATATGAGGCTCTTGATTGGCCGGATAGAAACCGAGTCATTGACGCAATCAAGTAAAACATTGCCTTTTCAGATGTTGCTGGCTGAAGCTCCACCTCCCTCTACCAATTCAGAACAAATTCTAGCATCTTATTTggttgaattaaaagaagcagCTCAAAGGGCTTTTAAAGCATCAGTGAGAGGATTAGTCCTAACCCATCCTGCTTCATTCAACAGACTGCAGTTAACTAGAATAACTGCTGTGTGCCGTAAAATGGGGCTGCAATTCCTCCAACTTATCCCTCAGCCAACGGCCGTTGCTATGTTATACGCACAGAAACAACTGCTAGCGTCTTTTGAGGCTTCACCTTGTATTCCTTTTGCAACTATTGGTCCTCGTTGTCATACAAATTGTGACAATATTACTACCGCACTCCTCTTCAACATGGATGCAATTTACACTGATGTTGCTGTTACTTCTGCAACATCCGAAGGCAAATGGCAAATCAAAGCGATTGTCGGTAGCGCAATTGGCGGAGAGCAGGTAGTTGCAAATAGTATGCGACTTTTCATCccagattttgaaaacaaattCAAGAAGGAAGGAAGAAACAAGAAATTCAGATCAATTGATTTACTTAGAGCAGTAACTCTAGAAGCAATTCGTCAATTTAAGGATAAAAATGAGGCTAGGTTTGATTTAAACATGGAAAATGGTCATAAGATTCGAAATGTGGTAAAAAGGGAACAGTTTGCGCAAGTAAACAACGAGGTGTTTCAAATGTGTGAAAGGCTCATACGGCGATGCTTGCAAGATTCAAAAATTAAAACGGAGAGTTTAGATGATATCATTGTTATAGGTGAATTTGGGGGCATCTTAAAGCTGCTGAATATGTTTAGCAGTACTCGTGTACCTATCAATTCTCAGGCCATTGAGGTAGATATAAATCCATTGAATGTAGATATTAATCCTATCAAAGCTATCGACGTAGCTATAAATTCCCTCCAATCTGCACTTTGCGGTGCAGCATTGGCAGGGGCGGTAAGAACTGATGATAAGATGAAATTGATCCATTCTCCAAGCACATCCCATTCGCTCGGAATTCGAGCGAATGGTAGCTTTCTGTGTTTCATTCCGAGAAACACTCTCTTACCAGCTAGCAAAGTTATGCAGTTAACAACCATTCATGATGATCAAATGGAGGGAATGCTTATAGTATATGAAGGGGAGGAAAAGACTGTAGAGCAAAATCAACTATTGGGGATCTGTCGACTAAAGGACTTGCCCGAAATGCCAAAAGGTGTTCCTATAATTGAAGTGGAGATGGCAATTGACAGCGGAAACCAGTTGAGAGTCGCAGTTGCAAGTTTCCCGTTTATCGAGATGCCAAAGCCAATGATCAACCACACAAAGCTTTTGCATTACCTGGGAGAAAATAGGATTGATGGTGACAAAAAGGACTTGGCCACTTTCGTCaagaagaaataa